In one Vibrio rarus genomic region, the following are encoded:
- the tnaA gene encoding tryptophanase: MENFKHLPEPFRIRVIEPVKRTTREYREQAILKSGMNPFLLDSDDVFIDLLTDSGTGAITQKMQAAMLMGDEAYSGSRSYYALSNAVKDIFGYQHTIPTHQGRGAEQIYIPVLIKKREQEKGLDRSKMVALSNYFFDTTQGHTQVNCCVAKNVYTEEAFDTSVNADFKGNFDLEKLEAAILEAGPNNVPYIVSTITCNSAGGQPVSIANLKAVYEIAQKYDIPVVMDSARYAENAYFIQQREEGYKDWSILDITRETYKYADALAMSAKKDAMVQMGGLLCFKDDSMLDSYTECRTLCVVQEGFPTYGGLEGGAMERLAVGLYDGMRQEWLAYRIGQVQYLVDGLEKIGVVCQQAGGHAAFVDAGKLLPHIPAGQFPAHALACELYKVAGIRAVEIGSLLLGRDPATGKQHVCPAELLRLTIPRATYTQTHMDFVIEAFQKVKENAANVKGLEFTYEPQVLRHFTARLKEIEPATTKQVEDKVLETV; encoded by the coding sequence ATGGAAAACTTTAAGCATCTACCAGAACCATTCCGCATTCGTGTTATTGAACCTGTAAAACGCACTACTCGTGAATACCGCGAACAAGCCATTCTTAAATCAGGTATGAACCCATTTTTACTTGATAGTGATGATGTGTTTATCGACCTATTAACCGACAGTGGTACCGGTGCAATTACGCAAAAAATGCAAGCGGCAATGCTGATGGGCGACGAGGCTTATAGTGGCAGCCGCAGTTATTACGCATTGTCTAATGCCGTAAAAGATATTTTCGGTTACCAGCATACTATTCCGACTCACCAAGGTCGCGGTGCTGAGCAAATCTATATTCCGGTGCTCATTAAGAAGCGTGAACAAGAAAAAGGCTTAGATCGCAGCAAAATGGTTGCCCTATCTAACTACTTCTTCGATACCACTCAGGGTCACACTCAAGTGAACTGCTGTGTAGCAAAAAACGTCTACACCGAAGAAGCTTTTGATACCTCTGTAAATGCAGACTTTAAAGGTAATTTTGACCTTGAAAAACTAGAAGCCGCTATTTTAGAAGCAGGCCCTAATAACGTTCCTTATATTGTCAGCACCATCACTTGTAACTCGGCTGGAGGTCAGCCTGTTTCTATTGCTAACCTTAAAGCCGTCTATGAAATAGCGCAAAAATACGACATTCCTGTCGTGATGGATTCCGCTCGCTACGCTGAAAATGCTTACTTTATTCAGCAACGTGAAGAAGGCTATAAAGATTGGTCTATTTTAGACATCACTCGTGAAACCTATAAGTACGCTGATGCATTGGCTATGTCTGCTAAAAAAGATGCCATGGTACAGATGGGCGGTCTATTGTGCTTTAAAGATGACTCTATGTTGGACTCTTACACTGAATGTCGCACCCTTTGTGTGGTTCAAGAAGGTTTCCCAACTTACGGCGGCCTAGAAGGCGGCGCAATGGAACGTCTTGCGGTTGGCCTATATGACGGTATGCGCCAAGAGTGGCTCGCTTACCGTATTGGTCAGGTTCAATACTTAGTGGATGGCCTAGAAAAAATTGGCGTTGTTTGTCAGCAAGCGGGTGGTCACGCCGCCTTTGTTGATGCGGGTAAACTGCTTCCGCACATCCCTGCAGGTCAATTCCCTGCGCACGCGTTAGCATGTGAGCTGTATAAGGTAGCGGGTATCCGCGCGGTAGAAATTGGCTCTTTGCTACTCGGTCGTGATCCAGCCACTGGCAAACAGCATGTTTGTCCGGCGGAGTTGCTGCGCTTAACCATTCCACGTGCAACTTACACGCAAACACATATGGACTTTGTCATTGAAGCGTTCCAAAAGGTAAAAGAAAATGCCGCTAACGTTAAAGGGCTTGAGTTTACCTATGAGCCTCAAGTGTTGCGTCACTTTACCGCTCGACTAAAAGAAATCGAGCCGGCCACCACTAAGCAAGTCGAAGATAAGGTGTTGGAAACCGTATAA
- a CDS encoding aromatic amino acid transporter: protein MEQSINLSSQKDVKDKSPSLIGGACIIASVCVGAGMLGLPSAGAGAWTALSIFAITLTMVVMTLSGWMLLEAYKEYDLKASFNTVTKDILGSKVNVLNNLTVYFVGGILLYAYITSSGLILQDILGMSSQISSVLFVLIFSTFVWHSTRAVDRISVVLITFMILSFVFGVSGLAANVDLAILTDSINSDGQYTPYVLAMLPVALTSFGYHHSVSSMRAYYGNEHKASRAILLGTAIALGLYCLWLFSIFGNLPREQFIPVIEQGGNIDALLGALNSVIESEKVGNAINSFSMAAILSSFIGVGLGVFDYLADLFKFEDNKQGRTKTWCITFLPPLILSLLFPFGFVIAIGYAGAAATVWTCIIPALLVYKARKTHKDKSSFKAPGGNAMVFAVIAFGVLTAIFHLLSMVGLLPSFTG, encoded by the coding sequence ATGGAACAGAGTATCAATTTGTCATCGCAGAAAGATGTCAAAGACAAGAGTCCATCTCTCATTGGGGGGGCTTGTATTATTGCTAGTGTGTGTGTTGGAGCGGGAATGCTCGGACTACCTAGTGCGGGTGCAGGCGCATGGACTGCATTATCAATATTTGCCATTACCTTAACTATGGTCGTCATGACCCTATCGGGATGGATGCTGTTAGAAGCGTATAAAGAGTACGATTTAAAAGCCTCTTTTAATACGGTCACTAAGGATATATTAGGCAGTAAAGTTAATGTATTAAATAACTTAACTGTGTACTTTGTCGGGGGGATTTTACTGTATGCCTATATCACTTCTTCCGGTTTGATCCTACAAGACATATTAGGCATGAGCAGTCAGATATCTTCAGTGCTGTTTGTGTTAATTTTTTCCACTTTTGTCTGGCACTCCACTCGCGCAGTTGATCGTATTTCAGTGGTACTGATTACCTTCATGATTTTGAGCTTTGTTTTTGGTGTCTCGGGCTTAGCGGCTAATGTTGATTTGGCTATATTAACTGATTCCATAAATAGCGATGGTCAGTACACACCCTATGTATTAGCTATGTTGCCTGTAGCGCTTACCTCTTTTGGTTATCACCACTCAGTAAGCTCAATGCGCGCATATTATGGTAATGAGCATAAAGCCAGTCGCGCCATTTTATTAGGCACAGCTATCGCTTTAGGCTTGTATTGCCTTTGGTTGTTTAGCATTTTTGGCAACCTACCACGTGAGCAATTTATTCCCGTAATTGAGCAAGGTGGCAACATTGACGCTTTACTAGGAGCATTAAATTCGGTCATTGAGTCAGAGAAAGTAGGCAATGCCATTAACTCCTTCTCTATGGCCGCTATTTTGTCTTCATTCATTGGCGTAGGCTTGGGTGTCTTTGATTATCTTGCGGACTTGTTTAAATTTGAAGATAACAAGCAAGGGCGCACGAAAACTTGGTGCATCACATTCCTTCCACCACTGATTTTATCGCTACTGTTCCCATTTGGTTTTGTTATTGCCATTGGTTATGCAGGAGCGGCAGCAACGGTATGGACATGTATCATCCCTGCACTGCTGGTGTATAAAGCGCGTAAAACACATAAAGATAAGTCTTCATTTAAAGCCCCTGGCGGCAACGCTATGGTCTTTGCCGTGATTGCTTTTGGTGTGCTAACCGCCATATTCCATTTATTGTCGATGGTGGGGCTACTGCCTAGTTTCACAGGTTAA
- a CDS encoding bifunctional metallophosphatase/5'-nucleotidase has translation MKKKLLAIAVVTGLVGCNSSSTSNDAQDRETFNLRILHINDHHSKLDATEVELNLGGVATEVEIGGFPRLVSKFNELQNDNTLRLHAGDAITGTMYYSLFREELPDALMMNQVCFDAFALGNHEFDDGNEQLAHFIDTLQNGEDACGTEVLAANIEVPSTNPIYGLYAPYKVFDVSGEKVGVIGIDIAAKTQASSSPSEDTTFLDEVETSQRYIDELQEQGVDKIVLLTHYTYTNDVAMAKQLTGVDVIVGGDSHTLLADNALHTDIGFGSASGEYPTVVYNADGDDVCIVQAWDNSLVLGELNVSFDAQGNVTQCAGTPHLLLGDTFVNTAEDSDGIHSEEQLDTIKQYIAEKKELSSVIEDEGTAQKLATFAALVDEKMEEIIGDSEGLLCNERTPGSNHSSGALCVEGSAERDFMNAHGSIMGNVVAEAFVDMSIRSDIAIQNSGGVRATIEEGDVSVGHAFNVLPFTNFLVNLDMTGQEIINTLEDAIDSVIVNNSSGSFPTAANLRFDVDMNAEKGKRVTNVEARRKNTDGSFADWHAIELADSYVVVTNDYIAAGKDGYDSFVPAFEDADRREDTGLLYTDSLINYIKKLESNGEKLQTPDVSEMAVQNFTALN, from the coding sequence ATGAAAAAGAAACTATTAGCAATAGCAGTGGTTACAGGCTTGGTAGGCTGTAACTCTTCTAGTACCAGTAATGATGCGCAAGATAGAGAAACATTTAATCTTCGTATATTGCACATTAACGATCATCACTCGAAACTGGATGCAACTGAGGTTGAATTAAACTTAGGTGGCGTTGCTACCGAAGTGGAAATAGGTGGTTTCCCACGCCTAGTGAGCAAATTTAACGAATTGCAAAATGACAATACGCTACGCTTGCATGCCGGAGACGCTATAACGGGCACTATGTATTACAGCCTGTTCCGCGAAGAGCTACCTGATGCCTTGATGATGAACCAAGTCTGCTTTGATGCATTCGCACTAGGTAATCACGAATTTGATGATGGAAATGAGCAACTTGCGCATTTCATTGATACTTTGCAAAACGGCGAAGATGCTTGCGGCACGGAAGTGCTTGCCGCCAACATCGAAGTGCCTTCTACAAACCCAATTTACGGTCTGTACGCACCGTATAAAGTATTTGACGTTTCAGGTGAAAAAGTAGGTGTCATTGGTATTGATATTGCCGCTAAAACGCAGGCTTCTTCATCGCCTTCTGAAGACACCACTTTCCTTGATGAAGTGGAAACATCACAGCGTTATATTGATGAGTTACAAGAACAAGGTGTAGACAAAATCGTACTTCTGACTCACTACACTTACACTAATGATGTTGCTATGGCCAAGCAACTAACGGGTGTTGATGTCATTGTCGGTGGCGATAGCCATACTCTACTGGCGGATAATGCACTACATACTGACATAGGTTTTGGCAGCGCATCGGGCGAATACCCAACAGTGGTATACAATGCTGATGGTGACGACGTTTGTATAGTGCAGGCTTGGGACAATAGTCTAGTCCTTGGTGAGCTCAATGTCAGCTTTGACGCACAGGGCAATGTCACTCAATGTGCGGGTACGCCTCACTTGTTACTTGGCGATACTTTTGTCAACACAGCAGAAGACAGCGATGGTATTCATAGCGAAGAGCAACTTGACACGATCAAACAATACATTGCTGAGAAAAAAGAATTAAGTTCGGTAATAGAAGATGAAGGGACTGCACAGAAGTTAGCGACGTTTGCCGCGCTAGTGGATGAGAAGATGGAAGAAATCATCGGTGACAGTGAGGGGCTGCTATGTAATGAACGTACGCCAGGCTCTAACCATTCATCAGGTGCATTATGTGTAGAAGGCAGTGCTGAACGTGACTTCATGAATGCTCATGGCAGCATCATGGGCAATGTGGTAGCAGAGGCGTTTGTGGATATGTCGATTCGTTCTGATATTGCTATTCAAAACAGCGGTGGTGTACGCGCCACAATCGAAGAGGGTGATGTATCGGTAGGTCATGCATTTAATGTTCTTCCGTTCACTAACTTCTTGGTTAACCTAGATATGACAGGTCAAGAAATTATTAATACTTTGGAAGATGCCATTGATTCAGTGATAGTTAATAATTCAAGCGGCTCATTCCCTACGGCAGCGAACCTGCGTTTTGATGTTGATATGAACGCTGAAAAAGGTAAGCGAGTGACTAACGTAGAAGCACGTCGTAAAAATACGGATGGTTCATTTGCCGATTGGCATGCCATTGAACTTGCTGATAGCTATGTAGTAGTGACTAATGATTACATTGCCGCGGGTAAAGATGGTTATGACTCCTTTGTTCCAGCATTTGAAGATGCCGATCGCCGTGAAGACACAGGCCTGCTTTACACGGATTCTTTGATTAACTACATCAAAAAATTAGAAAGTAACGGTGAGAAACTGCAAACTCCTGACGTATCAGAAATGGCAGTGCAAAATTTTACCGCGCTAAACTAA
- a CDS encoding ExeM/NucH family extracellular endonuclease — MNKIKMAWSLPCFLLASSANANIIISEVIEGSSHNKAIEIANVGESAVNLDGYVLQKETNFNGNWTADYPLDGITLEPFETFVVGHVDVADDLALRVDAFNSTIANFNGNDPLRLILNGEVIDLFGPSGMGGTGDFNKDITFVRCDYQANGTWNEAQWFTLLKDDWTDLGNIEPSCEGAVVPEPPVAQEATIMQLQGEGIYSPYTDPDNYKYESDETFKVTGIVTHVQTSNLGNDLLTGFFMQDPAADTSSNASNGIFVNANVSNIQVGNEVAVIAKVQEHYSWTQLGSTSTPAFVEVLGEGENIEPTTITALDSDENFEQTLERYEGMLVRVNNATDMHVTRTFGFDYSAYRNNMVLAHQAVNYHPNQVNTPLTAGAGAQDASNAERRLFVESSIEAADGVVPWYPNFAQDNGTGTSDDYIRVGAQLSEEGLTGVLGYSYSEYRLYVHNTADNGTFVDNERSLAPNLEEGELVVSSFNVLNFFNSPFGGRDNPTNSNRGAESLAEFNVQLEKIVSALVAIDADIYGLIEIENNGFDEDSAIHVLVEALNSRLDEADQYQIAMPNDLQGEGFVGTDAITNKIIYRPSTATLNDTYVIELPQQHVTENGSTKSAYQRDAFTASFAVENADKDLVISTNHFKSKGSTCWEDEATTDQENDVNIQGSCEHFRVSAAYQLAQELNKIDGYKVVMGDLNSYGQEDPILVLTNRDNAPADYEIYAARNTYIGGDAGNGTPLHGDNGALIEGSFGYHDAIEAMNPNTYSYSYNDTLGTLDYILVDAELKEHVVDAQVWPINAVESSLFEYSSEYSGDLQKYNDSYRSSDHDPAIIVFAFTQDDADIDGDDSEEDGGDNTPDNTPDNGPGDGSDNDSGDESDSGDNDNGDNESQDGGNDAQGSSGGSTDGLMLILLAGAVVLRRRAKLNK, encoded by the coding sequence GTGAATAAAATAAAAATGGCTTGGTCTCTACCCTGCTTTTTACTAGCAAGCAGTGCCAATGCTAATATTATCATCTCAGAAGTTATCGAAGGCTCTAGCCACAATAAGGCCATCGAAATTGCCAATGTAGGAGAGAGTGCTGTCAATTTAGATGGTTATGTCTTGCAAAAAGAAACCAATTTCAATGGCAATTGGACGGCCGATTACCCACTAGATGGCATCACCCTTGAACCGTTTGAAACCTTTGTGGTTGGGCATGTTGATGTTGCTGACGATCTTGCCTTAAGAGTAGATGCATTTAACAGCACTATTGCTAATTTTAACGGTAATGATCCTCTTCGTCTTATTCTCAATGGTGAAGTTATTGACCTATTTGGCCCTAGCGGAATGGGCGGAACGGGTGATTTTAATAAAGACATCACTTTTGTTCGCTGTGACTATCAAGCAAATGGGACTTGGAATGAGGCTCAGTGGTTTACTCTGCTTAAAGATGATTGGACTGATTTAGGCAACATTGAGCCATCATGCGAAGGCGCTGTAGTCCCTGAACCTCCGGTTGCACAAGAAGCAACCATCATGCAGTTGCAAGGCGAAGGCATCTATTCTCCTTACACAGATCCAGATAATTATAAATATGAGTCAGATGAAACGTTTAAAGTCACGGGTATCGTTACTCACGTACAAACCTCAAATTTAGGTAATGACTTGCTGACTGGCTTCTTTATGCAAGATCCAGCAGCAGACACTAGCTCAAATGCTTCAAACGGCATTTTTGTTAACGCTAATGTTAGCAATATCCAGGTTGGTAACGAAGTTGCGGTTATCGCAAAAGTGCAAGAGCACTACTCTTGGACTCAGCTAGGTTCTACCTCAACACCTGCATTTGTTGAAGTGCTTGGCGAAGGTGAAAACATCGAGCCAACAACCATTACCGCTCTTGACAGTGATGAAAACTTCGAACAAACGCTAGAGCGTTACGAAGGCATGCTGGTTCGCGTCAACAATGCAACGGATATGCATGTTACTCGTACTTTTGGTTTTGATTACAGCGCATACCGTAACAACATGGTACTTGCGCATCAAGCCGTCAACTACCATCCAAACCAGGTTAACACCCCACTCACCGCTGGCGCTGGCGCGCAAGATGCAAGCAATGCTGAGCGTCGTCTATTTGTAGAGTCATCCATTGAGGCCGCTGACGGCGTTGTACCTTGGTATCCTAACTTTGCACAAGACAACGGTACAGGCACCAGTGATGACTATATCCGTGTTGGTGCTCAGCTTAGTGAAGAAGGCTTAACTGGCGTACTGGGCTACTCATATTCTGAATACCGCTTATATGTACACAACACGGCTGACAACGGCACTTTTGTTGACAACGAACGCTCTCTAGCGCCTAACCTAGAAGAAGGAGAGTTAGTTGTTTCTAGCTTCAACGTTCTCAACTTCTTCAACTCTCCATTTGGTGGTCGCGATAACCCAACCAACAGCAACCGTGGCGCAGAAAGCCTTGCTGAATTTAATGTGCAATTAGAGAAAATCGTTTCTGCATTGGTGGCTATCGACGCTGACATCTACGGTCTAATTGAAATAGAAAACAACGGTTTTGACGAAGACTCTGCTATTCATGTACTGGTTGAAGCACTAAATAGCCGCCTAGACGAAGCTGATCAATACCAGATTGCAATGCCTAACGATCTTCAAGGCGAAGGCTTTGTGGGTACTGATGCCATCACGAACAAAATCATTTATCGCCCTAGCACTGCTACGCTAAATGACACTTACGTGATTGAGCTGCCACAGCAGCACGTAACAGAAAATGGTAGCACTAAGAGTGCTTATCAGCGTGATGCATTCACGGCTTCTTTTGCTGTTGAAAATGCTGACAAAGATCTGGTGATTTCGACCAACCACTTCAAATCAAAAGGTTCGACGTGTTGGGAAGATGAAGCCACGACTGATCAAGAAAACGACGTGAACATTCAAGGCAGCTGTGAGCACTTCCGCGTCTCCGCCGCTTACCAACTGGCGCAAGAACTCAATAAGATTGACGGCTACAAAGTGGTTATGGGCGACCTTAACAGCTACGGCCAAGAAGATCCTATCTTAGTATTGACCAACCGTGACAATGCACCTGCAGACTATGAAATCTATGCAGCGCGTAATACTTACATTGGTGGTGACGCAGGCAATGGAACACCGCTTCATGGGGATAACGGGGCGTTAATTGAAGGTTCGTTTGGTTATCATGATGCTATCGAAGCGATGAATCCCAACACTTACAGCTACTCTTATAATGATACTTTAGGCACACTGGATTACATTTTAGTAGACGCTGAGCTAAAAGAGCATGTGGTTGACGCGCAAGTATGGCCTATTAATGCTGTAGAGTCCTCTCTCTTTGAGTACTCAAGCGAATACAGTGGTGACCTACAAAAATACAACGATTCTTACCGTTCTTCTGACCACGACCCAGCCATTATTGTGTTTGCATTTACACAAGATGACGCTGACATTGATGGGGATGATTCAGAAGAGGATGGCGGTGACAATACCCCTGACAATACCCCTGATAATGGTCCCGGGGACGGTTCGGATAATGACTCTGGGGACGAGTCGGATAGTGGTGACAATGACAACGGTGATAATGAATCACAAGACGGTGGCAATGACGCACAAGGCTCAAGCGGTGGTAGCACAGACGGGTTGATGCTGATATTGCTGGCGGGCGCAGTAGTATTACGCCGTCGCGCTAAGCTAAATAAATAA
- a CDS encoding DUF4149 domain-containing protein produces MFKTVSVAYVTLLTIIMGFALFSGAVVAPVIFNSDAFLGGALLSRFQEGLLMTEVFRRLCYPLVIMCLLSVMFEFAYTFKRKLDLIALICMVLMVCTGLLFAFYFVPHIIHMQNQGPLVTQTAQFASIHKLSEVCFKITVLSGICLAMRHVFKLSRG; encoded by the coding sequence ATGTTTAAAACAGTATCGGTCGCTTATGTCACTTTGCTGACGATTATTATGGGGTTTGCTTTGTTTTCTGGAGCGGTGGTAGCCCCAGTTATTTTTAATTCGGATGCTTTTCTTGGCGGTGCTCTTTTGAGTCGATTTCAAGAAGGTCTGTTGATGACTGAGGTGTTTAGGCGCCTATGTTATCCATTAGTGATAATGTGTCTGCTCTCTGTGATGTTTGAATTCGCTTATACCTTTAAGCGTAAACTGGATCTCATCGCTTTAATTTGCATGGTCTTAATGGTGTGCACAGGTTTGCTATTTGCCTTTTATTTTGTGCCACACATTATTCATATGCAAAATCAGGGTCCGCTTGTTACACAAACGGCGCAGTTTGCTTCTATTCACAAATTATCAGAAGTGTGCTTTAAAATTACGGTGCTTTCCGGTATTTGTTTGGCGATGCGACATGTGTTTAAACTAAGTAGAGGCTAA
- a CDS encoding phosphatase — translation MMNYQLEVDLHTHTLASDHAYSTLHDYVREAPKRGIRLFANTDHGPEMEDAPHRWHFVNSLTFPRVADGVGILRGIESNIKDLAGNIDIDEATRASLDIILTGFHPPVFAPQDIDANTEAMSNVIKSGKIHVVTHPGNTRFPIHIEQIVKLAAQQNVALEINNSSFLYSRKGCFANCLKIAQLAKKYDAPLSVGSDAHNAWDLGRFDKAKALITEVEYPAERIINNTVESVFAYLATKGIDIAHEFEL, via the coding sequence ATGATGAATTATCAATTAGAAGTGGATCTGCATACCCATACTTTAGCCAGTGATCATGCCTATAGCACTTTGCATGATTATGTTCGTGAAGCGCCAAAACGAGGGATTCGTTTGTTTGCTAATACCGATCACGGTCCTGAGATGGAAGACGCGCCACACCGCTGGCATTTTGTAAATAGTTTAACCTTTCCTCGTGTTGCCGATGGTGTGGGCATATTGCGCGGTATAGAGAGCAATATTAAAGATCTAGCAGGGAATATTGATATTGATGAAGCGACTCGGGCCAGTTTAGACATTATTTTAACTGGATTTCATCCACCCGTATTTGCGCCACAAGATATTGATGCCAATACAGAAGCGATGAGTAACGTAATCAAAAGCGGTAAGATCCATGTTGTGACTCACCCCGGTAATACTCGCTTTCCCATCCATATAGAGCAGATTGTAAAATTGGCTGCGCAGCAGAATGTAGCGCTTGAGATTAACAACAGTTCATTCTTATATTCTAGAAAAGGCTGTTTTGCTAACTGTCTGAAAATTGCGCAATTGGCTAAAAAATATGATGCGCCACTCAGTGTTGGCTCTGATGCGCATAATGCTTGGGATCTTGGACGTTTTGATAAAGCGAAAGCGTTGATCACTGAGGTGGAATACCCTGCAGAGCGTATTATAAACAATACGGTTGAGTCGGTATTTGCCTACTTGGCAACGAAAGGCATTGATATTGCCCATGAATTTGAACTGTAG
- a CDS encoding toxin-antitoxin system YwqK family antitoxin — protein MNNHTRLLIALAPLTLGACASMFPKSGVLETQFDNGAFQSSYTYVNNHIDGKCKVSTTDNPRNTEIYEGTCKRPVPEGFTGVKNRYQLGKVIQRSEFVDGLNSGTNTLLYPDGSTKAVYQVVDGKKSGDCTTYDERGNITSQGVCSVKGFVGKQNTWYDSGTQASEVEVLIDGTITQETHWYEDGQKSQYIINDEAKANAYVEQHNLISVSIMSHSIEQQWDENGNLIKEGVNSLEGFSGYYYEFYPSGNLKSKRQVFHILLAEDETDWTHTTYFDNPNHTIKIKYIADQKMVNIAKLKGETKIFFENGKLQCRINASLTEDFKHYKESYVCYHPNGHKSAEFTQVDSKQTGVENMWWPNGIKKSAITYANGLESGVCNGWDDKGHKVLTGSFRIVDDKSVFTGKTFFPNNDGDTISRTIIDDKSHGLVFVLNKKSKKLKYTALFSHDSLLLQNLNSKAIPHRNKLGERMYGFGTFKDQYAFSVNDMNIHNVTVNYALITLSKNNQQHLYLGFESLDRDICKTADELPHAININGQNIKVNTWCAKDSLDGIHHYAYVTPSTPAGVKYVLKAFNQKKSIHMNYWGMKTEISAHGFSKAWKSSGGDAL, from the coding sequence ATGAACAATCATACCCGCCTGCTTATTGCCTTAGCGCCCCTAACTCTTGGGGCTTGTGCCTCGATGTTTCCTAAAAGTGGTGTGCTTGAAACTCAGTTTGATAATGGGGCGTTCCAGTCTAGCTATACCTATGTCAATAATCATATTGATGGTAAATGCAAAGTCTCCACCACGGATAATCCGCGTAATACAGAGATTTATGAGGGGACGTGTAAGCGTCCGGTACCTGAAGGATTTACTGGGGTAAAAAACCGTTATCAGCTAGGTAAAGTGATTCAGCGTTCTGAGTTTGTCGATGGCCTTAACAGTGGCACGAATACTTTGCTTTATCCCGACGGCTCAACAAAAGCGGTATATCAGGTTGTGGATGGTAAAAAGTCAGGGGACTGCACCACTTATGATGAGCGAGGCAATATAACCTCACAAGGGGTATGTTCAGTTAAAGGATTTGTCGGCAAACAGAACACTTGGTATGACTCAGGAACGCAAGCATCAGAAGTTGAAGTACTAATAGATGGGACGATTACACAAGAAACCCATTGGTATGAAGATGGTCAAAAATCTCAATACATTATCAATGATGAAGCTAAAGCAAACGCCTATGTAGAACAACATAATTTAATCTCAGTTTCAATCATGAGTCACTCTATTGAGCAACAATGGGATGAGAATGGAAACTTAATTAAAGAAGGTGTAAATAGTCTGGAAGGATTTAGTGGTTATTATTATGAATTTTATCCTAGCGGTAATTTGAAAAGTAAACGCCAGGTTTTCCACATATTATTAGCAGAGGACGAGACTGACTGGACACATACTACGTATTTCGATAATCCGAATCACACTATTAAAATTAAATATATTGCCGATCAAAAGATGGTAAATATCGCTAAACTTAAAGGTGAAACCAAAATATTTTTTGAAAATGGTAAGTTACAATGCCGTATAAATGCCTCATTGACTGAAGATTTCAAACATTATAAAGAAAGCTACGTTTGTTACCACCCTAACGGTCATAAAAGTGCTGAGTTTACTCAGGTTGATAGTAAACAAACTGGCGTTGAGAATATGTGGTGGCCAAACGGCATTAAGAAGTCTGCTATCACCTATGCTAATGGATTGGAAAGTGGTGTCTGCAATGGTTGGGATGATAAGGGACACAAAGTGTTAACCGGTTCTTTTCGTATTGTTGATGATAAATCCGTATTTACAGGTAAGACATTCTTCCCAAATAATGATGGAGATACAATATCTAGAACCATTATCGATGATAAGAGTCACGGTTTAGTGTTTGTTTTGAATAAGAAAAGTAAAAAATTAAAATATACGGCATTGTTCAGTCATGATTCACTATTACTGCAAAACCTTAATAGTAAAGCCATCCCTCACCGAAATAAACTTGGTGAAAGAATGTATGGATTTGGCACTTTTAAAGATCAATATGCATTTTCTGTTAATGACATGAATATCCATAATGTCACTGTGAATTATGCTCTTATTACACTTAGTAAAAACAATCAGCAACACCTTTATTTAGGATTTGAAAGTTTAGATAGAGATATCTGTAAAACGGCTGATGAGTTACCACACGCCATCAATATTAATGGACAGAACATAAAAGTGAATACTTGGTGTGCTAAAGATTCTTTAGATGGCATTCATCATTATGCTTACGTCACGCCATCCACACCAGCAGGTGTTAAGTACGTATTAAAAGCCTTTAATCAGAAAAAGAGCATCCACATGAATTATTGGGGCATGAAAACTGAGATCAGTGCTCACGGCTTTAGCAAAGCTTGGAAATCCAGTGGTGGTGATGCGTTGTAA